Proteins encoded together in one Patescibacteria group bacterium window:
- a CDS encoding thrombospondin type 3 repeat-containing protein: MKKILIILIIVLLLIIAGVVVFWQLQKPGPVSPGLGQGTQPAQGDKETSPDISQPLIGSREYVESLPSEFREMTNEEKIGFNISLETKAEIKAGKVLPVIRIDPATFIPTPPPDTDKDGLFDGDEGKLGTDPLNPDTDGDGHLDGEEVKNGYDPLRE; the protein is encoded by the coding sequence ATGAAAAAGATTCTTATAATTTTAATCATTGTTTTACTCCTGATTATTGCTGGCGTGGTTGTGTTTTGGCAGTTGCAAAAACCAGGGCCGGTAAGCCCGGGTTTGGGTCAGGGGACCCAGCCCGCCCAAGGTGATAAAGAAACGAGTCCGGATATTAGCCAACCTTTGATTGGGTCCAGAGAATATGTTGAGAGTCTACCAAGCGAGTTTCGGGAAATGACCAATGAAGAAAAGATTGGTTTTAATATTTCTCTGGAAACTAAGGCAGAGATTAAGGCCGGCAAAGTTTTACCGGTGATTAGGATTGACCCGGCGACTTTTATCCCGACTCCACCACCGGATACTGATAAAGATGGGCTTTTTGACGGCGATGAGGGGAAATTAGGCACAGACCCGCTTAATCCAGATACAGACGGCGATGGGCATCTTGACGGAGAAGAAGTTAAAAATGGGTACGATCCCTTAAGAGAATGA